A stretch of the Pseudomonas helvetica genome encodes the following:
- a CDS encoding flavodoxin has product MKVAILSGSVYGTAEEVARHAANLLKAAGFETWHNPRATLADVQAFAPQAFLVVTSTTGMGELPDNLQPLYSMIRDQLPAAWRGLPGAVIGLGDASYGDTFCGGGEQMRELFGELGVREVLPMLRLDASESVTPETDAEPWLAELISALRG; this is encoded by the coding sequence ATGAAAGTCGCCATTCTTTCCGGCTCGGTGTACGGCACGGCTGAAGAAGTCGCCCGGCATGCGGCCAACCTTCTCAAGGCTGCAGGTTTTGAAACCTGGCACAACCCGCGTGCAACCCTGGCCGATGTCCAGGCATTCGCTCCACAAGCCTTCCTGGTCGTAACCTCGACCACGGGTATGGGCGAGTTGCCGGACAACCTGCAACCGCTGTATTCGATGATTCGCGATCAACTGCCCGCTGCCTGGCGCGGTTTGCCGGGAGCGGTGATTGGCCTGGGGGATGCCAGCTACGGCGATACTTTCTGTGGTGGCGGTGAACAAATGCGTGAGCTGTTCGGTGAATTGGGCGTGCGCGAAGTGCTGCCCATGCTGCGCCTGGACGCCAGCGAAAGCGTGACCCCGGAAACTGACGCCGAACCTTGGCTGGCGGAACTGATCAGCGCGCTACGCGGCTGA
- a CDS encoding PAS domain-containing protein yields MINAQLMQLAINASNDGIVIAEREGEDNILIYVNPAFEKLTGYSAEEILYQDCRFLQSVDRDQAALSMIRETLKGGKSCREILRNYRKDGTHFWNELSLSTVYNENDKQTYFIGVQKDVTIQVKTQQRVNQLEAQLAEVQAELQALKATNGQNKLSN; encoded by the coding sequence ATGATCAATGCCCAACTGATGCAATTGGCAATCAACGCTTCGAACGATGGAATCGTCATCGCGGAAAGGGAAGGCGAAGACAACATCCTGATCTACGTTAACCCCGCCTTCGAAAAACTGACCGGCTATAGCGCTGAAGAAATCCTGTATCAGGACTGTCGCTTTCTCCAGTCCGTGGACCGCGACCAGGCTGCACTCAGCATGATCCGCGAAACGTTGAAGGGTGGAAAATCCTGCCGGGAAATACTGCGCAACTATCGCAAGGACGGCACACACTTCTGGAATGAGCTGTCGCTTTCAACCGTCTACAACGAAAATGACAAGCAGACTTACTTTATCGGCGTGCAGAAAGACGTCACCATTCAGGTCAAGACGCAACAACGGGTTAACCAACTGGAAGCCCAACTAGCCGAAGTTCAAGCGGAACTACAGGCACTCAAAGCGACAAACGGTCAAAACAAGCTGTCGAATTAA
- a CDS encoding MerR family transcriptional regulator — protein sequence MAITAMPHPPPLLIKQEQLFPIREVSRLTGVNPVTLRAWERRYGLIQPARTESGHRLYSMTDIERVQSILGWIGRGVAVSKVGRILAKISEVQASPSIIEDESVQADYVQWQTQIKAALNHFDDVELGRIYGQVFSTYSLTVVFQHILMPLWIQLLQQHDLFGETSEWVMLDGFLRTRVLQRLFLLRGTQPLRVVVSAIDGQCRKLELLLAALYMGSVQVGIRLLALGQPFDELTLVCEKIKPHALVLFSNQSPTPDFIRRLNRLAMGLDCRLMLAGDSADLAQESLVGSSIGCIGSEGGLMQQRLQQFLAGTLDT from the coding sequence ATGGCTATTACGGCTATGCCTCACCCGCCTCCGCTCTTGATAAAGCAGGAGCAGCTGTTCCCTATTCGTGAAGTGTCACGCCTGACAGGCGTCAATCCGGTGACCTTGCGTGCCTGGGAGCGGCGCTATGGTTTGATTCAACCAGCACGCACCGAAAGTGGGCATCGGCTGTACTCCATGACCGATATTGAACGGGTTCAGAGCATTCTTGGCTGGATCGGACGGGGTGTGGCAGTCAGCAAGGTGGGCAGGATTCTGGCGAAGATCAGCGAAGTCCAAGCATCGCCCAGTATCATTGAGGACGAGTCAGTTCAGGCTGACTATGTTCAATGGCAAACACAGATCAAAGCGGCGCTCAATCATTTCGACGATGTGGAATTGGGCCGGATTTATGGGCAGGTATTTTCCACGTATTCCCTGACCGTGGTGTTCCAGCACATTTTGATGCCGCTGTGGATACAGTTACTCCAGCAACACGATCTGTTCGGAGAAACCAGCGAGTGGGTGATGCTGGACGGGTTTCTACGTACCAGGGTTCTTCAGCGTTTATTTTTGTTGCGGGGGACGCAGCCGTTGCGGGTAGTCGTTTCTGCTATTGATGGGCAGTGCCGCAAGCTTGAGTTGCTCTTGGCGGCTTTGTATATGGGCAGTGTGCAGGTGGGAATCAGGCTGTTGGCACTGGGGCAGCCCTTTGATGAACTGACTCTGGTCTGTGAAAAGATCAAGCCGCACGCGCTGGTGCTGTTCTCCAATCAATCGCCTACACCCGACTTTATCCGTCGTCTGAATCGCTTGGCGATGGGCCTGGATTGCCGCCTGATGCTCGCTGGTGATTCGGCGGATCTGGCACAGGAGAGCCTGGTCGGATCGTCGATTGGCTGTATTGGAAGTGAAGGGGGACTGATGCAGCAACGTTTGCAGCAGTTCCTCGCGGGAACGCTCGATACCTGA
- a CDS encoding antibiotic biosynthesis monooxygenase has translation MSTSPVTLMVARRVANGRYQDLIAWLREGEQLATDFPGYLGSGVLAPPPGDDEFQIIFRFADEQTLHAWEHSVSRTAWLARGSELFAHPSEHRVSGIDGWFGAVGQRPPRWKQAVAIWLAFFPVSLLFNFVLGPLLGDISLLPRVFVSTLALTPLMVYFFIPLSTHLLAGWLNNTQGRPLPTAPSTQNR, from the coding sequence ATGTCTACCTCACCCGTCACCCTGATGGTTGCACGTCGCGTTGCCAACGGGCGTTATCAGGACCTGATCGCCTGGTTGCGCGAAGGCGAACAACTGGCCACTGATTTTCCTGGTTATCTCGGCTCTGGCGTGCTTGCACCGCCGCCCGGCGATGACGAATTCCAGATTATTTTCCGCTTCGCCGATGAGCAAACCCTGCATGCGTGGGAGCATTCCGTCTCGCGCACGGCGTGGCTGGCACGTGGCAGCGAGTTGTTTGCCCACCCTTCCGAGCATCGGGTCAGCGGCATCGACGGTTGGTTCGGTGCAGTCGGGCAACGTCCACCTCGCTGGAAACAGGCCGTGGCGATCTGGCTGGCATTTTTCCCGGTCTCGCTACTGTTCAACTTTGTACTCGGCCCACTGCTGGGCGACATAAGCCTGCTGCCCCGAGTGTTCGTCAGCACCCTGGCCCTGACGCCTTTGATGGTCTACTTCTTCATCCCGCTGTCGACCCACCTGCTGGCCGGCTGGTTGAACAACACACAGGGGCGGCCATTGCCCACGGCACCGTCCACCCAGAATCGCTAG
- the folM gene encoding dihydromonapterin reductase → MTSSSAPILITGASQRVGLHCAQRLLEEGHRVIISYRSERPGVQTLRDLGAITLFADFSSEAGILAFITQLKAHTQSLRAIVHNASAWLAETPDTEVAAFTQMFSVHMLAPYLINLHCADLLERSSPADIVHISDDVTRKGSSKHIAYCATKAGLDSLTLSFAAKFAPKIKVNGIAPALLLFNPDDDAAYRAKALAKSALGIEPGSEVVYQSLRYLLDNPYVTGTTLTVNGGRHVK, encoded by the coding sequence ATGACCTCTTCCTCAGCTCCGATCCTCATTACCGGCGCCAGCCAACGTGTCGGCCTGCACTGCGCGCAGCGGCTGCTGGAAGAAGGTCACCGCGTGATCATCAGCTACCGCAGCGAACGCCCGGGCGTGCAAACACTGCGCGACCTAGGCGCGATTACACTGTTTGCCGACTTCTCCAGCGAGGCCGGAATCCTGGCGTTTATCACGCAACTCAAAGCCCATACCCAGAGCTTGCGGGCGATTGTGCATAACGCTTCTGCCTGGCTGGCCGAAACCCCTGACACCGAAGTGGCTGCGTTCACCCAGATGTTCAGCGTGCACATGCTTGCGCCCTATCTGATCAACCTGCATTGTGCCGACTTGCTGGAGCGCTCCAGCCCCGCCGACATCGTGCATATCAGCGACGATGTCACGCGCAAGGGCAGCAGCAAGCACATTGCCTACTGCGCCACCAAAGCCGGGCTCGACAGCCTGACCTTGTCCTTCGCGGCGAAATTCGCCCCGAAAATCAAGGTCAACGGTATCGCGCCAGCCCTGCTACTGTTTAACCCCGACGATGACGCGGCGTATCGCGCCAAGGCCCTGGCCAAGTCTGCGCTGGGTATCGAACCCGGCAGCGAGGTTGTCTACCAGAGCCTG